A single window of Sulfitobacter sp. JL08 DNA harbors:
- a CDS encoding DegT/DnrJ/EryC1/StrS family aminotransferase — MHFVDLKAQHDSLQPLLGQEIQRVIDTSSFIRGADVDAFETNFAALTGSAHCVSVANGTDALYVALRALGAGPGDEVITTAHSWISTSETITQSGARVVFTDTEDAYFCLDPDQIESKITEKTRGIIAVHLYGQPAAMDRVKAIADKHNLWIIEDSAQAHLAALDGTMIGRFGDVATYSFYPGKNLGAMGDAGCLTTDRADIAEFATLFARHGGKNNHQMEGICSRMDGLQAALLNVKMPQLPAWNATRREAAARYDSLLSGLGDLTLPAVRPGATHVYHLYVIRTAQRDALRSFLTERHIPTVVNYPRALPFYSAYDYLGHRPEDFPIAHAHASQILSLPLHPFIAEAEQHEVTNTIRAFFAANI; from the coding sequence ATGCACTTCGTAGACCTCAAAGCCCAGCACGATAGTCTCCAGCCCCTCTTGGGGCAGGAGATCCAGCGAGTCATCGACACATCCAGCTTCATTCGCGGGGCCGATGTGGATGCGTTCGAGACCAATTTCGCGGCCCTCACAGGTTCCGCACATTGTGTCTCTGTCGCCAACGGCACGGATGCGCTCTATGTTGCCCTCCGTGCTCTTGGGGCTGGTCCCGGAGATGAGGTGATCACTACTGCGCATTCGTGGATTTCCACTTCCGAGACGATCACCCAGAGCGGAGCGCGTGTTGTCTTCACCGACACCGAAGACGCCTATTTCTGCCTTGACCCAGACCAGATCGAGAGCAAAATCACCGAGAAAACCCGTGGCATCATCGCCGTCCACCTCTATGGCCAACCCGCGGCCATGGACCGAGTCAAGGCGATTGCCGACAAGCACAACCTCTGGATCATTGAGGACAGCGCGCAGGCCCATCTCGCCGCTCTTGACGGAACCATGATCGGCCGCTTCGGCGATGTCGCCACCTATTCCTTCTATCCGGGCAAGAATCTCGGCGCGATGGGCGATGCCGGATGCCTGACCACCGACCGCGCCGATATCGCCGAATTTGCCACGCTATTTGCGCGCCACGGTGGCAAGAACAATCACCAGATGGAGGGGATCTGCAGCCGGATGGACGGGCTGCAGGCCGCTCTCCTCAACGTGAAAATGCCCCAACTACCCGCCTGGAACGCGACGCGGCGCGAAGCGGCTGCCCGCTATGACAGTCTCCTGTCCGGTCTGGGCGATCTGACCCTGCCCGCCGTGCGCCCTGGTGCGACCCATGTCTACCACCTTTACGTGATCCGCACCGCTCAGCGCGATGCCCTGCGCAGCTTTCTGACGGAGCGCCATATTCCAACGGTAGTGAACTACCCTCGCGCCCTGCCATTCTACTCCGCCTACGACTACCTTGGGCACAGGCCGGAGGATTTCCCAATCGCCCACGCCCATGCGTCCCAGATCTTGTCCCTCCCTCTCCACCCATTTATCGCCGAAGCGGAACAACATGAGGTCACGAACACAATTCGTGCTTTTTTCGCTGCCAACATATGA
- a CDS encoding DapH/DapD/GlmU-related protein, translating to MSPTYKSVVIRDVTCGSDVTIVEPANVYDCTLGDGVFVGPFVEIQAGVTVGARTRVQSHAFICELVTIGEDCFISHGAMFINDSFAAGGPARGDRTKWGKTTLGNNVSIGTNATVMPVTICDDVVVGAGAVVTKDITEPGFYVGNPARRISRQEN from the coding sequence GTGTCACCCACATATAAGTCCGTAGTCATCCGAGATGTGACGTGTGGTTCGGATGTAACCATTGTCGAGCCCGCAAATGTCTACGACTGCACTCTCGGTGACGGCGTTTTCGTCGGCCCCTTCGTGGAAATTCAGGCCGGTGTAACCGTGGGTGCGCGCACCCGCGTGCAATCCCACGCCTTTATCTGCGAGTTGGTAACAATAGGCGAAGATTGCTTCATTTCCCACGGCGCAATGTTCATCAACGACAGCTTCGCCGCTGGAGGCCCCGCCCGTGGGGACCGCACCAAATGGGGTAAAACCACCTTGGGGAACAACGTCAGCATCGGCACCAATGCGACCGTTATGCCAGTCACAATCTGTGATGATGTCGTGGTGGGAGCCGGGGCCGTCGTAACAAAAGACATAACCGAACCCGGCTTCTATGTCGGAAATCCTGCTAGACGGATCAGTAGACAGGAAAACTGA
- a CDS encoding Gfo/Idh/MocA family protein yields MQTNSPGYAIVGCGRIGKRHAGHAVKFGRLTSVCDVDPEKAAQAATADGATVFTDYDDMLTAMQDKTDLIAVCTPNGLHAEHVIKAFKAGYHVLCEKPMALSVHDCGEMIKAGEAANRRLFVVKQNRYNPPVEHLKSLIESGKLGRIYSVHLNCFWNRNDAYYTDTWKGTTAMDGGTLYTQFSHFIDLLYWLVGDVQDVASFTDNFAHQHSVEFEDTGAAILRFYNGAIGSVNFTINSYGKNMEGSLTLFCEKGTIKIGGQYLNEIEYENIEGMDQAQLREGRSANEYGQYQGSMSNHEDVYENIHKVLTDKGTIGTIGFEGLKTVEIIDKIYRAANRVTHI; encoded by the coding sequence GTGCAAACCAACAGCCCAGGATACGCAATCGTTGGCTGCGGCCGCATTGGCAAGCGCCACGCTGGTCATGCGGTTAAGTTCGGTCGCCTTACCAGCGTTTGCGATGTCGACCCCGAAAAAGCCGCCCAAGCCGCAACGGCAGATGGCGCGACGGTTTTCACTGACTACGACGACATGCTAACGGCGATGCAGGACAAAACCGACCTGATCGCTGTTTGTACGCCAAACGGTCTTCACGCAGAGCACGTGATCAAGGCATTCAAGGCCGGCTATCATGTGCTTTGCGAAAAACCGATGGCGCTCTCAGTTCATGACTGTGGGGAGATGATAAAAGCGGGCGAGGCTGCAAACCGCCGGCTTTTCGTCGTTAAACAAAACCGTTATAATCCACCCGTCGAGCATCTGAAAAGCCTGATAGAAAGTGGAAAGCTGGGACGTATATACTCGGTCCATCTCAACTGTTTCTGGAACCGGAACGACGCCTACTACACGGACACCTGGAAGGGTACCACCGCCATGGATGGGGGCACGCTCTACACGCAGTTCAGCCACTTCATAGACCTGCTGTACTGGCTCGTTGGCGATGTGCAGGACGTGGCGTCCTTCACCGATAACTTCGCACACCAGCATTCGGTCGAATTCGAGGACACGGGAGCTGCGATCCTGCGATTCTACAACGGGGCCATCGGATCGGTGAATTTCACGATCAACAGCTACGGCAAGAACATGGAGGGCTCGCTGACGCTCTTCTGCGAGAAGGGTACCATCAAGATCGGCGGCCAGTATCTCAACGAGATCGAATACGAAAACATCGAAGGGATGGACCAGGCCCAACTGCGTGAGGGCCGCTCGGCGAATGAATACGGCCAGTATCAGGGCTCCATGTCGAACCATGAGGATGTCTACGAGAACATCCACAAAGTGCTGACCGATAAGGGCACCATCGGCACCATCGGATTTGAAGGCCTCAAGACGGTGGAGATTATCGACAAAATCTATCGGGCGGCCAACCGTGTCACCCACATATAA
- a CDS encoding AglZ/HisF2 family acetamidino modification protein, producing MKRIRVIPTLTMEERRLVKTLKFGKRTYVGDPINTVKLFNDKEVDEILLLDIGKDRGPKGPDIEYLRELTSECFVPLGYGGGIRTLDHAKAVFAAGVEKVSLNTALFDTEKLVGEIAQVYGSQAVLASIDVRLGGFLLGRDHVLTDAGQRKVKSDPVEVAKRAVELGAGEILITAVDRDGTMEGYDTALIRRISEAVSVPVIANGGASSISDLLLAVRDGGASAVAAGAFFVFKGPHRAVLVNYPRQEALRSQLFEPASTL from the coding sequence ATGAAGCGCATCCGCGTTATTCCTACTCTGACGATGGAGGAACGCCGCCTTGTCAAAACGCTCAAGTTTGGAAAACGCACTTATGTTGGTGATCCAATCAATACTGTGAAGCTCTTCAATGACAAAGAAGTCGATGAGATCCTACTGCTTGATATTGGCAAGGACCGTGGCCCCAAAGGACCCGACATCGAATACCTGCGTGAGCTAACGTCTGAATGCTTCGTTCCGCTGGGGTATGGAGGTGGTATACGCACGCTCGATCACGCAAAGGCCGTATTCGCTGCAGGTGTCGAAAAAGTTTCTCTAAATACTGCACTATTCGACACAGAGAAACTCGTCGGCGAAATCGCTCAAGTCTACGGGTCGCAAGCCGTACTTGCGAGTATTGACGTGAGACTTGGCGGGTTCCTCCTAGGCAGAGATCACGTGCTGACCGATGCTGGACAACGCAAGGTCAAATCTGACCCCGTGGAAGTCGCTAAACGTGCTGTTGAATTGGGTGCCGGTGAAATCTTAATTACCGCTGTCGATCGCGATGGAACAATGGAAGGGTACGATACGGCCCTGATAAGACGTATTTCCGAAGCGGTATCGGTTCCTGTAATTGCAAATGGTGGAGCGTCCAGTATATCTGACCTCCTTCTTGCCGTTCGCGACGGAGGCGCCTCTGCTGTTGCAGCAGGGGCATTTTTTGTTTTCAAAGGACCTCATCGCGCTGTGCTAGTTAATTACCCTCGGCAGGAAGCACTTCGAAGCCAGCTCTTCGAACCAGCGTCTACGCTGTGA
- the hisH gene encoding imidazole glycerol phosphate synthase subunit HisH: MPGPLIIDYGCGNPASIGNMLKKIGIRSEISADADAIRTADSVIFPGVGAFDYGAERIMSLGIAEALEERVRGAGIPLLGICVGMQLLARKSEEGALPGLGWIEADVVAFDKSRLGKSDKVPHMGWADLSVRKPSGLLHDFHEDPRFYFVHSFHFSCDHEEDVAATAHHGYDFCAAIARDNIWGVQFHPEKSHRFGMALFRNFIEATER, encoded by the coding sequence ATGCCCGGCCCACTCATCATTGACTATGGCTGCGGCAATCCGGCTTCTATTGGAAACATGCTGAAGAAAATCGGTATTCGGTCGGAAATTTCAGCAGATGCAGATGCGATACGCACGGCGGATAGCGTTATCTTCCCCGGAGTTGGTGCGTTCGATTATGGGGCGGAGCGTATCATGTCTCTGGGGATCGCAGAGGCGCTCGAGGAGCGAGTGCGCGGGGCCGGCATTCCATTGCTCGGGATCTGTGTTGGTATGCAACTCCTTGCGCGCAAAAGCGAAGAGGGAGCATTGCCCGGCCTTGGTTGGATTGAGGCGGATGTCGTTGCTTTTGACAAGTCACGCCTCGGGAAAAGTGACAAAGTTCCACACATGGGGTGGGCAGATCTTTCTGTGCGGAAGCCGTCGGGCTTGCTTCATGACTTCCATGAAGACCCAAGATTTTATTTTGTTCATTCCTTCCACTTCAGCTGCGATCATGAGGAGGACGTGGCGGCTACAGCACATCACGGTTATGATTTCTGCGCCGCGATCGCTCGGGACAACATCTGGGGTGTGCAATTTCACCCCGAGAAAAGTCATCGTTTCGGGATGGCCCTGTTTCGTAACTTTATCGAGGCGACCGAGAGATGA
- a CDS encoding N-acetyl sugar amidotransferase, protein MNQLSNYRQCSVGVLDTRDDPTMTFDSKGRCNYYNAYKAAEDEHVPSPEQGEVRLQALAAQIKEEGKGKPYDCIMGLSGGVDSTYVALQARRLGLRPLAVHLDNGWNSELAVMNIEQIVSRLDIDLHTLVIDWQEFRDLQRAYLLSNVIDIEVISDHAIFATLYKLAAKYGLKHILSGTNIVTEFVMPPHWIYNKTDHVNIRAIHREFGKVPLKTYPFINLKVKKWDLMVLNVRSHSILNWVPYDKAAVKAQIQDELGWRDYGGKHHESIFTRFYQGYILPKKFFADKRKAHLSNLIYAGQITKEAALAELEMPPYPLEHQEEDRLFVTKKLGFTLAEFDAIMASDPIPHSHYAVEQSLYDTYPALKPLRDTANLFKRAIKAT, encoded by the coding sequence ATGAACCAACTGTCCAACTATCGCCAATGCAGTGTCGGAGTGCTCGATACGCGTGACGACCCAACCATGACCTTCGATTCGAAGGGTCGCTGCAACTATTATAACGCCTACAAAGCCGCTGAAGACGAGCATGTGCCGTCGCCCGAACAGGGTGAAGTCCGCCTTCAGGCACTCGCGGCGCAAATCAAGGAGGAAGGTAAAGGCAAGCCCTATGATTGCATCATGGGGCTGTCTGGAGGGGTAGATAGCACTTATGTCGCCCTACAGGCGCGACGTCTGGGTTTGCGACCTCTTGCAGTCCATCTCGACAACGGATGGAACTCCGAGCTTGCAGTGATGAATATCGAGCAAATTGTCAGCCGACTTGATATCGATCTTCACACACTGGTAATCGACTGGCAGGAGTTTCGTGACTTACAGCGCGCCTACCTGTTGTCTAACGTTATAGACATCGAGGTGATTTCGGATCACGCAATTTTCGCGACACTCTACAAGCTCGCTGCAAAATATGGCCTCAAACATATTTTGAGTGGCACAAACATAGTGACGGAGTTTGTTATGCCGCCGCACTGGATTTACAACAAGACGGACCATGTAAACATCCGCGCAATTCATCGCGAGTTTGGAAAGGTTCCGCTTAAGACCTATCCCTTCATCAATTTGAAGGTCAAGAAGTGGGACTTGATGGTATTGAATGTCAGATCACATTCAATTCTAAACTGGGTTCCTTATGACAAAGCTGCTGTCAAGGCACAGATACAAGATGAGTTGGGCTGGCGAGATTATGGCGGAAAACATCATGAAAGTATTTTCACCCGCTTCTACCAAGGATATATCTTACCTAAGAAATTTTTTGCCGATAAGCGCAAAGCGCATTTATCCAATCTTATATATGCGGGCCAAATTACAAAAGAGGCCGCGCTGGCAGAGCTTGAAATGCCACCATATCCACTTGAGCACCAAGAAGAAGACCGCTTATTTGTGACCAAGAAGCTCGGTTTCACACTGGCTGAGTTCGATGCAATTATGGCCTCAGATCCTATTCCTCATAGTCATTACGCCGTTGAGCAGTCATTATATGACACTTATCCGGCTCTAAAACCGCTACGGGACACTGCAAACCTATTTAAGCGTGCGATAAAGGCAACCTAG
- a CDS encoding glycosyltransferase, which produces MAGIFQRHQIEALRATGRGERIGVLSVRLRHSLPMYLKTIALRLVGKRAGNALDQVGTLTLASCLLKRLTSSHSMVSCEEIAETPVVRIEGLYLTPPSDRCDHLWWCRAGRAGFRFYVSKYGQPDIIHAHNSLPAGFLAQWIEAKYGVPYVLSEHSSYYHQGLIPSALFPAITQVLAKSSAILPVSDALTNSLETRLGTLPHPPIVIGNVIPPFFLQEVAQTNKADRVTLLTVGSLLPIKNQASLLDALAEIDGPNLRIVGDGPLLEELKARAARLGLEDRVTFLGQLDQDGVRSEMLAADALVFPSSFETFGVVLIEAMSCGLPVLAIASGGPEEIVTPKSGFLVNPGDHAGLVSAITEFMSQPDLFDSGAIRAEALARFGPDVFCTQLRETYQRALALNLQKSL; this is translated from the coding sequence ATGGCCGGGATTTTTCAACGGCATCAGATAGAAGCACTGCGCGCCACTGGGAGGGGCGAACGCATCGGCGTTCTCTCGGTTCGTTTGCGCCATTCCTTGCCGATGTATCTCAAGACGATAGCATTGCGGTTGGTTGGCAAGCGCGCGGGCAATGCGCTTGATCAGGTTGGAACCTTAACCCTCGCCTCATGTCTCTTAAAACGCCTTACATCTTCGCACAGCATGGTATCCTGTGAGGAGATTGCCGAAACACCGGTCGTGCGGATCGAAGGGCTATACCTCACACCACCATCTGATCGCTGCGATCACTTATGGTGGTGTCGAGCGGGACGGGCAGGGTTTCGTTTCTATGTATCTAAGTACGGGCAACCTGACATAATCCATGCCCATAACTCCCTTCCAGCAGGCTTCCTCGCGCAGTGGATCGAAGCGAAGTATGGTGTCCCCTATGTGCTGAGCGAGCATTCGTCATACTACCATCAGGGTTTGATTCCATCGGCACTATTCCCCGCTATCACTCAGGTTCTAGCAAAGAGCTCTGCCATTCTGCCTGTGAGCGACGCTTTGACGAACAGTTTAGAAACACGCCTCGGGACATTGCCGCATCCTCCGATTGTTATTGGCAACGTTATACCCCCGTTTTTTCTTCAAGAGGTCGCCCAGACCAACAAAGCCGACCGCGTGACCCTCCTGACGGTTGGAAGTCTTTTACCAATCAAAAACCAAGCAAGCCTGTTGGATGCATTGGCAGAGATTGATGGGCCGAACTTGCGAATTGTTGGTGACGGTCCGCTACTTGAAGAGCTTAAGGCAAGAGCCGCAAGACTGGGGCTGGAAGACCGTGTAACTTTCCTTGGGCAACTCGATCAGGATGGAGTAAGGTCAGAGATGCTCGCAGCGGATGCGCTAGTTTTTCCGAGTAGTTTTGAAACTTTTGGAGTGGTGTTGATTGAGGCGATGTCATGTGGCTTGCCCGTTCTTGCGATAGCTTCTGGAGGTCCGGAGGAGATTGTAACTCCGAAAAGTGGCTTCTTAGTCAATCCCGGAGACCACGCCGGTTTGGTAAGCGCAATAACTGAGTTCATGTCGCAACCCGATCTCTTTGATTCCGGAGCCATTAGAGCGGAGGCGCTTGCTCGATTTGGGCCGGATGTCTTCTGCACGCAGTTGCGTGAAACCTACCAGAGGGCTCTTGCACTTAATCTACAGAAATCCCTCTAG
- a CDS encoding methyltransferase domain-containing protein — MRTPFDAEHYWESRLSKRYDSQGVGDIGLPVSYNNDLYRIRGDAFSLALAKTKAKTRGARVLDIGSGTGFYVRQWIDCEPDILVGSDITNTAVEALSQAVPSASFLRCDIGGELPDTITGQKFDFVSAMDILFHIIDDAAYARAISNIGEMVHKGGHFIFSDNLSDRTIVHGPHQVSRAENWTRELLAQYGFTVIGTVPMFVFMNDPVRSKSRILRKLFKLTYRLAARGEGWGRVIGALWLPLERLSIRTLTRGPSTELFICRKV, encoded by the coding sequence TTGAGAACGCCTTTCGACGCAGAGCACTATTGGGAGAGCAGACTTTCCAAGCGCTACGATTCACAAGGAGTTGGTGACATTGGCTTGCCAGTTTCATATAATAATGATCTCTATCGTATTAGAGGCGATGCGTTTTCCTTAGCGCTCGCGAAGACTAAGGCCAAAACACGGGGCGCTCGAGTTCTCGACATCGGCTCTGGTACTGGATTTTATGTTCGCCAGTGGATTGATTGCGAGCCCGATATTCTGGTTGGTTCCGACATTACAAATACAGCAGTGGAAGCCCTGAGTCAGGCCGTCCCCTCCGCCAGCTTCCTTCGCTGTGACATTGGAGGAGAACTGCCAGACACAATCACAGGGCAAAAATTCGACTTTGTTTCTGCAATGGATATACTTTTTCATATCATTGATGATGCTGCATATGCTCGAGCCATCAGTAATATTGGTGAAATGGTACACAAGGGCGGACATTTCATTTTCTCAGATAACCTTTCCGACCGTACGATAGTTCATGGTCCGCATCAGGTTTCGCGGGCGGAGAATTGGACCCGGGAGTTGCTTGCTCAATATGGGTTCACGGTGATTGGAACTGTTCCAATGTTTGTTTTTATGAATGATCCTGTTCGTTCGAAAAGCCGCATTTTGCGCAAACTCTTCAAACTTACTTATCGGCTCGCTGCGCGTGGAGAGGGCTGGGGAAGAGTAATTGGGGCACTCTGGTTACCCCTGGAAAGGCTCTCAATTCGGACACTTACCCGTGGCCCCTCTACCGAGCTCTTTATATGCCGCAAGGTCTGA
- a CDS encoding glycosyltransferase family 2 protein, with protein MIAPAPIVSVLMTVYNREEFIADAIESVLASDFTDFELIIVDDCSEDRSVRVAQSYAEKDDRLKVFVNTQNNGDYPNRNKAASLATGTYLKYVDSDDMIYPWGLSVMVRCMEKFPDAGFGLSARAEYDRPHPIQFEPEATYRENFLGRELFGRAPGSAIIRRSAFEAVGGFSGVRDVGDMEFWLKIGARYPLVLLTPALVWDRIHPGQEKNVNSAGERAALRVKVIIAALSHPHCPLTQEERVRALDIIRQRETKFALRTVLRQGRMFAALRHIRTVISPLAAARTGS; from the coding sequence GTGATCGCTCCAGCCCCAATCGTCAGCGTGCTGATGACCGTCTACAACCGAGAAGAGTTCATTGCTGATGCGATCGAAAGTGTCCTCGCTTCAGATTTCACGGACTTCGAGTTGATCATTGTGGATGATTGCTCTGAGGACCGCTCCGTTCGGGTCGCCCAAAGCTATGCGGAGAAAGACGACCGCTTGAAAGTATTTGTAAATACTCAAAACAACGGAGACTATCCGAATCGGAACAAGGCTGCATCCCTAGCTACAGGTACGTACCTCAAATATGTTGATAGCGATGACATGATATATCCTTGGGGCCTATCTGTGATGGTTAGGTGTATGGAAAAATTCCCTGATGCGGGATTTGGTCTATCAGCGCGTGCAGAATATGACCGTCCCCACCCAATCCAATTTGAGCCGGAGGCGACCTATCGGGAAAATTTCCTGGGTCGTGAGTTGTTCGGTCGTGCCCCAGGCTCCGCCATCATACGCCGGTCAGCCTTCGAGGCTGTTGGCGGGTTTTCCGGAGTGCGCGATGTGGGTGATATGGAGTTTTGGCTAAAAATTGGTGCGCGCTATCCGCTCGTATTGCTTACCCCCGCGCTGGTTTGGGATCGGATCCATCCTGGTCAAGAAAAAAACGTCAATAGTGCAGGAGAACGGGCCGCGTTGCGGGTCAAAGTAATAATTGCTGCTCTATCGCACCCACACTGCCCGCTCACTCAGGAAGAGCGCGTCCGTGCGCTCGACATCATCCGCCAGCGCGAAACCAAATTCGCCCTCCGCACGGTTCTGCGTCAGGGCCGGATGTTCGCAGCATTGCGCCATATTCGAACCGTTATTTCTCCTCTGGCTGCGGCTCGAACAGGAAGCTGA
- a CDS encoding glycosyltransferase family 2 protein — protein MTPPTISVVIPVRNEAAKLAMCLEGILSQTVPVLEILVIDSGSTDGTQDIVRSYTRTRLIEIPGSEFNHGDTRNLGVREAKGEFILFTVGDAWAVDERWIERLLSGFVADDIAVVSGAQVVAHRADTSPLEWFRPVSTPKLSIARFDTPAAYDAATPNQKHAACAIDDVNALYRRGVLEKIPFRRVVYGEDVLFAIDAFRSGYAIARHPGARVYHWHLDNYDTTLKRTVTVGILRHALFGTLPEHTEEKPLRIGARLLRERSVPMAAKLRWWRHRRELDRAITEGVALVRRAAADGPDALAALHDRFGGTPPVPLKRQAGAAP, from the coding sequence ATGACACCCCCTACAATATCGGTCGTGATCCCAGTCCGCAATGAAGCGGCCAAATTAGCGATGTGCCTAGAGGGCATCCTCTCCCAGACGGTGCCCGTGCTCGAAATCCTCGTGATCGACAGCGGTTCAACCGATGGCACTCAGGACATCGTGCGCAGTTACACTAGGACCCGGCTGATCGAAATCCCCGGCTCCGAGTTCAATCACGGCGATACCCGCAACCTCGGGGTGCGCGAAGCCAAAGGCGAATTTATCCTCTTTACCGTCGGCGATGCATGGGCTGTTGATGAGCGCTGGATTGAAAGGCTGCTCAGCGGTTTTGTAGCGGATGATATCGCGGTGGTATCGGGGGCGCAGGTCGTGGCTCACCGTGCCGACACAAGTCCGCTGGAGTGGTTTCGCCCTGTCTCGACTCCCAAGCTCTCCATTGCCCGTTTTGACACCCCCGCAGCCTATGACGCGGCTACTCCCAACCAAAAGCATGCAGCCTGCGCGATTGACGATGTGAACGCTCTGTACCGGCGCGGAGTCCTTGAAAAGATTCCCTTTCGACGAGTGGTGTATGGCGAGGATGTGCTCTTCGCAATCGACGCATTTCGTTCCGGTTATGCGATTGCGCGGCATCCGGGCGCCCGTGTCTACCACTGGCACTTGGACAACTACGACACCACGCTCAAGCGCACTGTTACCGTGGGCATCCTGCGCCACGCGCTCTTCGGCACCCTGCCCGAGCACACTGAAGAGAAACCGCTGCGGATCGGCGCACGCCTCTTGCGCGAGCGGTCCGTGCCGATGGCGGCCAAGCTGAGATGGTGGCGGCATCGCCGCGAATTGGATCGCGCCATAACCGAGGGAGTGGCCCTTGTCCGACGCGCAGCCGCAGACGGCCCGGACGCCCTTGCAGCACTCCATGATCGCTTTGGCGGCACCCCCCCGGTCCCACTCAAACGCCAAGCAGGGGCCGCCCCGTGA
- a CDS encoding nucleotidyltransferase family protein has translation MTDRIAAIVPAAGQGSRLFPFPCPKELFPVGYQDLNVDGTIEKRPKVVSQYLLEHLVEAGAQQVFFILGNGKWDLMRYYGDGSRFDTNISYLFQEELHGMPYAIDLARAWLDGQTVLFGMPDTIIEPSDCFKRLHAFHAEQMADLTLALFPTNNPSKFGMVEMDTEANVIRTIDKPKASKLRYMWGACCWSPAFTGLIGDYLHATEYSGKEVVLGDIFNYALELKLTVKGLIFEDGKYIDIGTSTDLNSALKKFQL, from the coding sequence ATGACTGACCGTATCGCCGCCATTGTTCCCGCCGCCGGACAAGGCTCCCGTCTTTTCCCCTTCCCCTGCCCCAAGGAACTCTTCCCCGTTGGCTATCAGGACCTCAACGTCGATGGCACGATAGAAAAGCGCCCCAAGGTGGTGAGCCAGTATCTCCTCGAACACCTCGTTGAAGCGGGCGCACAACAGGTGTTCTTCATCCTCGGGAACGGTAAATGGGACTTGATGCGCTACTATGGTGACGGCTCGCGGTTTGACACTAACATCAGCTATCTCTTTCAGGAAGAGCTGCACGGAATGCCGTATGCTATCGACCTCGCACGCGCGTGGCTCGACGGGCAAACAGTGCTCTTTGGAATGCCCGACACGATCATCGAACCCTCCGATTGCTTCAAGCGTCTCCACGCCTTCCACGCCGAGCAGATGGCGGACCTTACGCTCGCGCTCTTCCCCACCAACAACCCGTCCAAATTTGGAATGGTCGAGATGGATACAGAGGCTAACGTAATCCGAACCATCGACAAGCCCAAAGCTTCCAAATTGCGCTACATGTGGGGAGCATGCTGCTGGTCCCCGGCTTTCACAGGACTGATAGGGGACTACCTCCATGCGACCGAATACAGCGGCAAGGAGGTGGTTCTGGGCGATATCTTCAACTACGCGCTTGAATTGAAACTGACCGTAAAGGGGCTAATATTCGAGGATGGAAAATATATCGACATCGGCACATCGACAGATTTGAACTCAGCGCTCAAGAAATTCCAACTCTGA